The following coding sequences are from one Elusimicrobiota bacterium window:
- the rimI gene encoding ribosomal protein S18-alanine N-acetyltransferase: MVEIKRFDGSWLESVAALENRAGDVRWSRAQFEKELSLPMSRFFVMTQDHALLGYGGYWKVGLEAQIINLVIEPKDRRQGSGERLLRFLLEQARSEACQRCSLDVRASNHAALSLYGKVGFQKVGQRPRFYEAPMEDAVLMEKVL, translated from the coding sequence ATGGTAGAGATTAAACGTTTTGATGGCTCCTGGCTGGAGAGCGTGGCGGCTTTGGAAAACCGGGCCGGAGATGTTCGGTGGTCCAGGGCCCAATTTGAAAAAGAGCTTTCCTTGCCGATGTCCCGTTTTTTTGTTATGACGCAAGACCATGCGCTTTTGGGATACGGAGGCTATTGGAAGGTAGGTTTGGAAGCGCAGATTATTAATCTGGTTATTGAGCCGAAGGACCGGCGGCAAGGATCGGGAGAGCGGTTGCTTCGTTTTCTCCTGGAGCAAGCTCGTTCGGAGGCTTGCCAGCGGTGCAGCCTTGATGTGAGAGCGAGCAACCACGCGGCGTTGTCGCTCTATGGGAAGGTTGGATTTCAGAAAGTCGGGCAACGGCCTCGCTTTTATGAGGCCCCGATGGAAGACGCTGTTTTAATGGAGAAAGTGTTATGA
- a CDS encoding TolC family protein — protein MGKIFFAFLALFLAGGVLAEKMPATSTSTITLQDILRIAERENPEILAARKKWDAARARIAQETTPDKPRLDIERMYVPQNDGVFAGTGEKNWAVTQEIPFPTTLYLRNRRTKQEAAMAEAGFRAKERDVLARVKTTYAMLFLSHHAIHIFQENVDLMRQFAQAANARYAAGTATQSDVLKAQVELSKMLNMLVTLDQEKQTNEAMLNTLLNRPPENALGVPEDPSLQHLKRNLESLQALAVQSRPELQEAARTVDKSQTSLNLARSEYLPDLMLQYRRRDMTNGPETHDAVVGFSVPLWFWKQGAMVREARADREMAQAEYQFMKNMTLFDVKNLLVKVNTAQRLTELYQTSVLPQAQEALKVSQAGYQSGRIPFLDLLDSSRSLLDFRLEHYQHIADYQQYLADLERVVGVDLGEPK, from the coding sequence GTGGGGAAAATATTTTTTGCCTTTTTGGCGCTCTTTCTGGCAGGCGGTGTCTTAGCGGAAAAAATGCCTGCGACCTCGACTTCCACGATTACGCTGCAGGACATCCTGCGGATCGCTGAACGCGAAAACCCGGAGATTCTTGCGGCACGAAAGAAATGGGACGCGGCCCGGGCGCGCATCGCTCAGGAAACAACCCCAGACAAGCCCCGCCTGGACATTGAGCGAATGTATGTGCCTCAAAATGACGGGGTGTTTGCCGGTACGGGCGAAAAGAATTGGGCGGTGACCCAGGAGATTCCCTTTCCCACGACGTTGTATCTGAGAAACCGGCGTACGAAGCAGGAGGCGGCCATGGCCGAAGCCGGCTTCCGCGCCAAAGAGCGAGACGTCTTGGCCAGGGTCAAAACGACGTACGCGATGCTTTTCCTCAGCCATCACGCCATCCACATTTTTCAAGAAAACGTCGACCTCATGAGGCAGTTCGCTCAGGCGGCCAATGCGCGCTATGCGGCGGGGACGGCCACGCAAAGCGACGTTCTGAAAGCGCAGGTTGAACTCTCCAAGATGCTCAACATGCTGGTCACCCTGGACCAGGAAAAGCAGACCAATGAAGCGATGTTGAACACGCTTCTCAACCGGCCGCCGGAAAATGCCCTCGGGGTTCCGGAAGACCCTTCGCTGCAGCATCTCAAGCGGAATCTGGAATCTCTGCAGGCATTGGCGGTCCAATCGCGCCCGGAGCTGCAGGAAGCGGCTCGAACTGTGGATAAAAGCCAGACATCGCTCAATCTGGCGCGATCCGAATATCTTCCGGATCTCATGCTGCAGTACCGCCGCCGGGACATGACGAATGGCCCTGAGACCCACGACGCGGTGGTAGGATTCTCCGTTCCGCTGTGGTTCTGGAAACAGGGAGCGATGGTCCGGGAGGCTCGGGCGGACCGCGAAATGGCTCAGGCGGAATATCAGTTCATGAAAAATATGACGCTTTTTGACGTCAAGAATCTGCTCGTGAAGGTGAACACGGCCCAGCGCCTGACGGAACTTTATCAAACAAGCGTTTTGCCGCAGGCCCAGGAGGCTTTAAAGGTCTCCCAGGCCGGGTATCAGAGCGGCCGCATCCCCTTTCTTGATCTCTTGGACTCCTCCCGGTCGCTCCTGGATTTCAGGCTGGAACACTACCAGCACATTGCGGATTACCAACAGTATCTAGCCGATCTTGAACGGGTCGTCGGCGTTGATTTAGGAGAACCCAAATGA
- a CDS encoding efflux RND transporter permease subunit, with protein sequence MIEKIIEFSARNKYLVILFTLVGVIGAVYAMKRVPLDAIPDLSDTQVIIYSRWDRSPDIMEDQVTYPIVTAMLGAPKIKAIRGFSDFGYSYVYIVFQDGTDIYWARSRVLEYLSKIQSKLPEGVKTELGPDATGVGWVYQYALVDKTGQNDLAQLRTFQDWYLRYWLQSVPGVAEVASIGGFQKQYQVNVNPNALVGYNIPLMKVIEAIRDGNNDVGGRLVEFSGAEYMVRGRGYAKSVQDIENIVVGREMKTGTPILVKSIAHVALGPEIRRGVADLDGEGDTVGGIIVMRQGENALNVIDRVKAKIEEIKPGLPKGVEIVPTYDRSDLIHRSIATLKEELGMEMFIVSLVILLFLWHIPSAIIPILTIPISVTLAFIPMYFMGLTTNIMSISGIAISIGILVDGAIVEVENAYKRLEQWVEGGRQGDYHDIRLKALKEVGPSVFFSLLVIAVAFMPIFTLVDQEGRLFKPLAYTKNLAMAIAAVLAITLDPA encoded by the coding sequence ATGATTGAGAAGATTATTGAATTTTCAGCCCGAAATAAGTATCTGGTGATTCTGTTTACCTTGGTTGGTGTTATCGGAGCCGTTTACGCCATGAAGCGTGTTCCCCTGGATGCCATCCCTGACCTCTCCGACACGCAGGTCATCATTTATTCCCGTTGGGACCGAAGCCCCGACATCATGGAGGACCAGGTCACCTATCCGATTGTCACGGCGATGCTGGGTGCTCCCAAGATTAAAGCCATTCGAGGATTTTCCGATTTCGGTTACTCCTACGTCTATATCGTTTTTCAAGATGGCACGGACATCTATTGGGCGCGCAGCCGGGTCCTGGAATATCTCTCCAAAATACAATCCAAGCTTCCGGAAGGCGTAAAGACCGAGCTGGGGCCCGATGCCACCGGAGTCGGCTGGGTCTATCAGTATGCCCTCGTGGACAAGACCGGCCAGAACGATTTGGCTCAGCTCCGCACGTTCCAGGATTGGTATCTGCGCTACTGGCTGCAATCCGTCCCCGGTGTCGCAGAAGTCGCTTCGATCGGAGGGTTCCAGAAACAGTATCAGGTGAACGTCAATCCCAATGCTCTTGTGGGCTACAACATCCCGCTCATGAAAGTCATCGAAGCTATCCGGGACGGCAATAACGACGTAGGAGGCCGGCTGGTTGAGTTTTCAGGGGCCGAGTACATGGTCCGCGGCCGCGGCTATGCCAAGAGTGTGCAGGACATCGAAAATATCGTCGTCGGCCGGGAGATGAAGACGGGGACACCGATCCTGGTCAAGAGTATCGCCCATGTCGCGCTGGGCCCGGAGATCCGGCGCGGCGTAGCGGATTTGGATGGGGAGGGAGACACGGTAGGCGGGATTATTGTCATGCGCCAAGGCGAGAATGCTTTGAACGTCATCGACCGGGTCAAAGCCAAGATAGAGGAGATCAAGCCGGGCTTGCCCAAAGGCGTTGAGATCGTCCCGACCTACGATCGGTCCGATCTGATTCATCGCTCCATCGCCACGCTGAAAGAGGAACTGGGGATGGAGATGTTCATCGTGAGCCTGGTCATCCTCCTCTTCCTCTGGCATATTCCGTCGGCCATTATTCCGATTCTGACCATCCCGATCTCGGTGACATTGGCCTTCATCCCGATGTATTTTATGGGTTTGACGACCAACATCATGTCCATCTCCGGCATCGCGATATCGATCGGTATCCTGGTCGACGGGGCGATCGTTGAAGTGGAAAACGCTTATAAGCGGCTGGAACAATGGGTCGAAGGCGGGCGTCAGGGGGATTATCACGATATCCGTCTTAAAGCGCTGAAAGAAGTGGGCCCTTCCGTCTTCTTTTCGTTACTGGTTATTGCGGTGGCCTTCATGCCGATCTTCACCCTGGTCGACCAGGAAGGGCGCCTGTTCAAGCCACTGGCGTATACCAAGAACCTGGCGATGGCCATCGCCGCCGTTCTTGCCATCACGCTCGATCCAGC
- a CDS encoding GIY-YIG nuclease family protein, with amino-acid sequence MLECGDGSIYAGLTSDLERRVYEHQSGHGAKHVRTKGLTELIWKEQHPNRESAEKREARIKR; translated from the coding sequence ATGTTGGAATGCGGTGACGGGTCTATTTATGCCGGGTTGACCAGTGATTTGGAACGGCGAGTCTACGAGCATCAGTCTGGTCATGGAGCCAAACATGTTCGGACGAAAGGGCTGACCGAACTGATTTGGAAGGAGCAACATCCGAACCGCGAATCGGCTGAAAAACGTGAAGCACGGATAAAGCGCTGA
- a CDS encoding DUF2231 domain-containing protein has product MKRQFALTLLFLCSAISLFAYQGHPVHPESAFDPALLGFSGLREVFNLHPAFVHFPIALIPAALLLYFLGILLAKPALNIAGRACLYFSLISGIVAVWTGLIAQDSFPHNEVIHHMMQTHRTIGLILMVLLGLLTLWSFWHDDQRPRGAWAFILVLAGATYLVLQNGDLGSRMVYIEGAAVKPAIQAITMPEGEHRSHRHDKDESGSD; this is encoded by the coding sequence ATGAAACGACAATTCGCTCTAACGCTATTGTTCCTTTGTTCGGCCATATCGTTGTTCGCTTACCAAGGGCACCCTGTCCATCCCGAATCGGCGTTTGATCCGGCCTTGCTGGGCTTCTCCGGGCTGAGAGAAGTCTTTAACCTGCATCCGGCTTTCGTTCATTTCCCGATTGCGCTGATCCCGGCGGCTCTCTTGCTCTACTTCCTTGGCATCCTCCTCGCAAAACCCGCCCTCAACATCGCGGGCCGAGCCTGTCTGTATTTTTCCCTGATCAGTGGTATTGTGGCGGTCTGGACAGGGCTCATTGCCCAGGACAGCTTTCCGCACAACGAAGTCATCCATCACATGATGCAAACTCATCGCACCATTGGATTAATTTTGATGGTCTTACTCGGGTTGCTCACGCTCTGGAGTTTCTGGCATGACGATCAACGTCCCCGAGGAGCTTGGGCCTTTATCTTGGTCCTGGCAGGAGCAACGTATCTTGTTCTGCAGAATGGGGATTTGGGAAGCCGAATGGTCTATATCGAAGGAGCAGCGGTTAAGCCAGCCATTCAAGCCATCACGATGCCCGAAGGAGAACATCGCTCTCATCGTCATGACAAAGACGAGTCCGGGTCCGACTGA
- a CDS encoding efflux RND transporter periplasmic adaptor subunit → MKRMIFIALIILTTAGVLTFTTCQRSSEHSHSAKVQKQQYHCPMHPTVITDKPGDCPICGMRLVPIESQEARDAAIQQAGGTNKSGERKILFYRSPMQPGMTSPVPKKDDMGMDYVPVYSDEQSAATPVSGYAAVSIPANREQLIGVRVAPVERRDLTFLIRASGRVAYDPDLYSASAEHQEALIAREKTKDSPWPDVHQQAEALVDASTLRLRQMGLSQSQITELGVSSGTQTNLLLGQPGGKVWVYAQIYEYESGLVREGQPVEVLSSAIPGRRFWGKVRAVDSILNSETRSLRVRTEIPNENGLLKPEMYVDAVIHVTLGKRLAIPAEALLDTGTRQIVFVMTGPGKYEPREVRVGHEAEGYYEVLSGVKEGDQVVASANFLIDSESKLKAAISDAGGGHRHGQ, encoded by the coding sequence ATGAAACGCATGATCTTCATCGCTCTCATTATTTTAACAACGGCGGGTGTTTTGACTTTCACCACCTGCCAGCGGTCTTCCGAACATTCGCATTCAGCGAAGGTCCAGAAACAGCAGTATCACTGCCCCATGCACCCGACCGTCATCACCGACAAGCCGGGAGATTGCCCCATCTGCGGGATGCGCCTGGTTCCCATTGAATCGCAAGAAGCCCGCGACGCGGCCATTCAACAGGCGGGCGGCACGAACAAGTCCGGAGAGCGGAAGATCCTTTTTTACCGGTCTCCGATGCAGCCTGGGATGACATCTCCCGTTCCAAAAAAAGATGACATGGGCATGGACTATGTACCCGTGTATTCGGATGAGCAGTCGGCGGCTACTCCCGTTTCCGGGTATGCCGCCGTGTCTATTCCAGCCAACCGGGAACAATTGATCGGTGTCCGAGTGGCGCCGGTCGAACGACGCGATTTGACTTTTCTGATCCGGGCCAGCGGTCGGGTGGCCTATGATCCGGACCTCTACAGCGCCAGCGCGGAACATCAAGAAGCGCTCATCGCTCGCGAGAAAACAAAGGACAGCCCCTGGCCCGATGTTCATCAACAGGCCGAGGCCCTTGTCGACGCATCCACCCTCCGCCTGCGGCAGATGGGTCTCTCCCAGAGTCAGATCACCGAATTGGGGGTTTCATCCGGGACCCAGACCAATCTCCTGCTCGGCCAACCGGGCGGCAAGGTGTGGGTCTATGCCCAGATCTATGAATACGAGTCGGGGCTGGTCCGCGAGGGTCAGCCCGTGGAAGTGCTCTCTTCGGCTATCCCGGGGCGCCGGTTCTGGGGAAAGGTCAGGGCTGTGGATTCAATTCTGAACAGCGAAACGCGGTCGCTCCGGGTCCGCACAGAAATTCCCAATGAAAACGGTTTGCTCAAACCCGAGATGTACGTCGATGCCGTCATCCATGTGACCCTGGGAAAGCGGTTGGCGATCCCCGCGGAAGCCTTATTGGATACGGGCACGCGCCAGATCGTCTTTGTGATGACAGGCCCGGGCAAATACGAGCCTCGTGAAGTGCGGGTGGGCCATGAAGCGGAGGGCTACTACGAAGTCCTCTCTGGCGTGAAAGAGGGCGATCAGGTCGTGGCCTCGGCCAACTTCCTGATTGATTCCGAGTCGAAACTCAAGGCGGCGATTTCCGACGCCGGCGGCGGCCACCGACATGGCCAGTAA
- the ispE gene encoding 4-(cytidine 5'-diphospho)-2-C-methyl-D-erythritol kinase — MIRLAAPAKVNFFLEITGKRPDGYHTLSTLFQTISLTDELTFASADELFLRCSDTSLQVNANNLVMRAAVGLRALLKERRGARIHLTKRVPTGAGLGGGSSDAATTLIGLCRLWRRRPSEAALHRLATSLGADVPFFLKKGLCLAGGIGDRLRPLPPLPKMWMVLVYPGFGVSTKEAYGKVKLPFTDLRHVPSPAALATLGRALPQRRGTRGATGNCGSPVVSLNRERGMTLSRRLMLPPPAEGEGWGESTLFNRFETFIFPGHPELPQLKQRLLDAGCAAALMSGSGSSVFGLVPSSGAGRRVLTAIRKTYPQSWLVHTAVH; from the coding sequence ATGATCCGTCTGGCCGCTCCCGCCAAAGTCAATTTCTTCCTTGAAATTACTGGAAAACGTCCGGATGGTTACCACACGCTTTCAACTCTTTTCCAGACGATCTCTCTGACGGATGAACTAACGTTCGCGTCGGCGGATGAGCTGTTCCTGCGGTGCAGCGACACCTCCTTGCAGGTGAATGCCAACAATCTAGTGATGAGGGCGGCTGTAGGTCTGCGCGCGCTGCTCAAAGAACGCCGGGGAGCCCGGATTCACTTGACCAAGCGCGTTCCCACCGGCGCCGGACTTGGCGGCGGGTCCAGCGATGCCGCCACCACGCTGATCGGGCTTTGCCGGTTGTGGCGGCGCCGACCAAGCGAGGCGGCTTTGCATCGACTCGCCACATCGCTGGGAGCGGATGTTCCCTTCTTTTTGAAAAAAGGATTATGTCTGGCGGGGGGTATCGGAGACCGGCTGCGTCCCTTGCCGCCTCTCCCTAAAATGTGGATGGTGCTCGTGTATCCGGGATTTGGCGTGTCGACGAAAGAAGCGTATGGAAAAGTGAAACTCCCTTTTACTGATTTACGACATGTGCCCTCACCCGCGGCTCTCGCTACGCTCGGCCGTGCCCTCCCGCAACGACGCGGGACTCGGGGCGCTACAGGGAATTGCGGAAGCCCCGTGGTCTCCCTCAACAGGGAGAGGGGAATGACACTTTCAAGAAGACTCATGCTCCCTCCCCCTGCGGAGGGGGAGGGTTGGGGTGAGAGTACATTATTCAATCGTTTCGAGACGTTCATATTTCCCGGCCATCCCGAACTTCCCCAGCTTAAGCAAAGATTATTAGATGCCGGTTGCGCCGCAGCGCTCATGTCCGGCTCAGGCTCCAGCGTCTTCGGGTTAGTCCCCTCGTCCGGTGCCGGCCGGCGGGTCCTGACGGCCATTCGAAAAACCTATCCCCAAAGCTGGCTGGTTCATACGGCTGTTCATTGA
- a CDS encoding ferritin-like domain-containing protein: MGTKGKEIVGVDVKKLLELLNKAFADEWLAYYQYWVGAKVASGRMRGIVAKELEEHAQEELGHADKLTERMIQLGGTPLLKPEDWMKETNCGYDAPADPNTMALIKQNIKGEQCAIAVYKKILDFVRGQDDITYHMILEILTDEVEHEEDLQAMLADMQTPLK, from the coding sequence ATGGGAACAAAAGGAAAAGAAATCGTGGGAGTGGATGTTAAAAAGTTGCTCGAGTTGTTGAATAAAGCGTTCGCTGACGAATGGCTTGCTTACTACCAGTACTGGGTCGGAGCGAAGGTGGCCTCGGGAAGAATGAGGGGCATTGTCGCGAAGGAATTGGAAGAGCACGCCCAGGAGGAGCTTGGACACGCGGACAAGCTGACGGAACGCATGATTCAGCTGGGGGGAACTCCTCTTTTAAAACCAGAAGACTGGATGAAAGAAACGAATTGCGGCTATGACGCGCCGGCCGACCCTAATACCATGGCGTTGATCAAACAAAACATCAAGGGAGAACAATGCGCAATCGCTGTGTATAAAAAAATCCTTGATTTTGTGCGCGGCCAGGACGACATCACCTATCACATGATCCTGGAAATATTGACGGACGAAGTGGAGCACGAGGAAGACCTGCAGGCGATGTTGGCGGACATGCAGACCCCGCTGAAATAA
- a CDS encoding tetratricopeptide repeat protein has translation MTVFCFLGISFLLGLRAEASSTTYLDYVRGLAEERAGNIAKALEAYEKVVQQDPQALEVYRDIAQLNLRLGRLDAALQAAEKVKNLAPNDPSSFLFLGNIRVAQGNLAKAAEAFEKALQLDPGNLQALESLGNYYSVLDADKALGYYQRILVINPNDAETYFQMGVLHQKSGKPLKAVEMYGRSIQKEPQQLAPHLALAELYEIQKSTAEAVGEYAECIRLQPRNPLLYMRLGYLHYANRDWEAARSDFQNVRSLQPKDATVHYWLARVCEEQRQWGEAARNAQSAYQLSRDVQFLPLTAYYLTLDHRIPEAVKWLEKARKVDPENVNVLLFLGMDYLDLNKTEKAREILIKGVALYPNDAQMRFQLAMAEDRMGHFDDAQAQFQNVLKSDPKNAPAMNYLGYSWADRGIRLEEAETLLRQAVALEPHSGAFLDSLGWVRFKRGDPKEAVLFLEQALKESGDVVIYDHMGDVQWSVQNAAEALKAWNQALGLDPKNKAIRKKAKEARSRVLPGSDQRKYLNYIEGNLRQMADVRGRVWVLGKWHHQPLRAEGALYYQRPDRMIIDVGAAGQAPSARFRVQGSTVVVEPPSAAENLNGMPLQGLLCLPEFLSGKLTEPFDDQRVQVESSKSRIHYHIGQQEAWVDPERGVLTGFRRPNPQGGRDEIDVSEYDFVDGLWLPREIRLRNRVLKWDARLTFSGWVPNDPENGKPFIP, from the coding sequence ATGACGGTCTTTTGTTTTTTAGGGATAAGTTTTCTTCTGGGGCTCCGGGCCGAAGCCAGTTCCACCACGTACTTGGACTACGTCCGTGGTTTAGCGGAAGAACGTGCCGGGAATATCGCCAAGGCGCTGGAAGCCTATGAAAAAGTGGTGCAGCAGGATCCTCAAGCGCTCGAGGTCTATCGCGATATCGCGCAGTTAAACCTCCGGCTCGGGCGTCTCGATGCCGCCTTGCAGGCCGCTGAAAAAGTGAAAAATCTGGCGCCGAACGACCCCTCCTCCTTCTTGTTTCTCGGCAATATCCGGGTCGCGCAGGGGAATCTGGCCAAGGCCGCTGAAGCGTTTGAGAAAGCGCTTCAGTTGGATCCGGGCAATCTGCAGGCGTTGGAAAGTCTTGGCAATTATTATTCCGTTCTCGATGCTGACAAGGCGCTGGGATATTACCAGCGGATTCTGGTGATCAATCCCAACGATGCTGAAACGTATTTTCAGATGGGCGTGCTGCATCAGAAAAGCGGCAAGCCCCTGAAGGCCGTTGAAATGTACGGTCGGTCTATCCAAAAGGAACCGCAGCAATTGGCTCCCCATCTGGCCTTGGCCGAGCTGTATGAGATTCAGAAGAGTACCGCCGAGGCGGTCGGCGAATACGCGGAGTGCATCCGGCTGCAGCCGCGCAATCCGCTTTTGTATATGCGCTTGGGATATTTGCATTACGCCAACCGGGATTGGGAGGCGGCGCGCAGCGATTTTCAAAATGTCCGCTCGCTTCAGCCGAAAGATGCGACGGTTCATTATTGGCTGGCGCGCGTGTGCGAAGAGCAGCGTCAGTGGGGAGAGGCCGCGCGTAACGCGCAATCCGCTTACCAGCTCAGCCGCGACGTTCAGTTTCTGCCGCTCACCGCTTACTATTTAACGTTGGACCATCGAATTCCGGAAGCGGTGAAGTGGTTGGAAAAGGCCCGGAAGGTCGATCCCGAAAACGTCAATGTCCTGCTGTTCCTGGGGATGGATTATCTGGATTTGAACAAGACTGAAAAAGCGCGTGAGATTTTGATCAAGGGAGTGGCGCTCTACCCGAATGATGCCCAGATGCGTTTTCAGTTGGCAATGGCGGAAGACCGGATGGGCCATTTCGACGATGCGCAGGCACAGTTTCAGAATGTGCTGAAGAGTGATCCCAAAAATGCCCCGGCCATGAATTACCTCGGTTACTCGTGGGCTGATCGCGGCATTCGTCTGGAGGAGGCTGAAACACTGCTTCGTCAGGCGGTTGCACTGGAACCGCACAGCGGCGCTTTTCTCGACAGCCTCGGATGGGTTCGTTTTAAGCGGGGGGATCCGAAAGAGGCTGTCCTGTTCCTGGAGCAGGCGCTAAAAGAGAGCGGGGATGTTGTCATTTATGACCATATGGGAGATGTCCAATGGTCTGTCCAGAACGCTGCGGAGGCGCTGAAAGCCTGGAATCAGGCGCTGGGGTTGGATCCGAAAAACAAAGCCATTCGTAAAAAGGCGAAGGAAGCAAGGTCCCGCGTCCTTCCCGGATCGGACCAGCGAAAATATCTCAACTATATTGAAGGGAACCTCCGCCAGATGGCGGACGTGCGCGGCCGGGTCTGGGTCCTTGGGAAATGGCATCATCAGCCGCTTCGTGCCGAAGGAGCGCTCTATTATCAGCGGCCGGACCGGATGATCATCGATGTGGGAGCGGCCGGGCAGGCGCCCAGCGCCCGCTTTCGCGTTCAAGGCAGCACGGTCGTTGTCGAGCCGCCTTCGGCCGCCGAAAATCTGAATGGAATGCCGTTGCAGGGACTCCTTTGCCTGCCGGAGTTCCTCTCCGGGAAACTGACCGAGCCTTTCGATGATCAGCGCGTTCAGGTCGAGTCGAGCAAAAGCCGTATCCACTATCACATCGGGCAGCAGGAGGCCTGGGTGGACCCGGAACGGGGCGTATTGACTGGTTTTCGCCGGCCGAATCCGCAGGGAGGACGCGATGAGATCGACGTGTCGGAGTATGATTTTGTCGACGGTCTTTGGCTCCCGCGTGAGATCCGTTTACGTAACCGGGTCCTGAAGTGGGACGCCCGCCTGACGTTTTCAGGCTGGGTCCCCAATGATCCTGAAAATGGGAAGCCTTTCATCCCATGA
- a CDS encoding efflux RND transporter permease subunit, which yields MMFTRMDYSHFKPRWLSTIWNAVAVGKYYPEEKHPISKVLFQIYEPACRWVLEHRIKTIVMAGLLVLSTIPIYLRLGSEFMPPLYEGTLLYMPTTLPGLSVTEAQKLMQSMDQVIKSFPEVERVFGKAGRAETSTDPAPFSMMETTIVLKPESEWRTKHRWYSWMPHLVQAPFQRIWPSRISKEELIDQMNAAAQFPGVTNAWTMPIKARIDMLTTGVRTPVGIKVFGADLKEIEKIGTHLEMILKDVPGTRSIFAERTAGGYFVDFKLKREQLARYGLSVKEAEDVIMSAIGGEPVTTTVEGRERYTVNVRYARELRDTLPKLRRVLVPTISGAQIPLAELADIELVSGPSMIRDENGMLSGYVYVDLTGRDVGGYVEEAKKVVRDKLQLPTGYSLVWSGQYENMLRVRDRLKVVVPITFFLIFILLYANTKSPIKATIVMLAVPFSIIGAVWYLWILGYNISIAVWVGMIALMGLDAETGVFMLLFLDLSYYDAIRKGKMKTYKDLEEAIIHGAVKRVRPKAMTVFAAMLGLIPIMWSMGTGADMMKRVAAPMIGGLVTSFILELLVYPPIYAIWKWRYELKHGTVDASTLPIPELRGHSA from the coding sequence GCATGATGTTTACCCGCATGGATTACTCTCATTTCAAGCCTCGTTGGCTGTCCACTATCTGGAACGCTGTTGCGGTCGGGAAGTATTACCCCGAAGAGAAGCACCCGATCAGCAAAGTACTTTTCCAAATTTATGAGCCGGCATGCCGCTGGGTTCTGGAGCATCGAATCAAGACCATTGTCATGGCAGGGCTTTTAGTCCTGAGCACCATTCCGATATACCTGAGACTGGGGTCCGAGTTTATGCCGCCCCTCTATGAGGGAACGCTGCTCTATATGCCGACGACGCTTCCGGGCCTTTCCGTGACCGAGGCGCAGAAGCTCATGCAGAGCATGGATCAGGTGATTAAGAGCTTTCCGGAAGTCGAACGCGTCTTCGGCAAAGCGGGGCGGGCTGAAACATCGACCGATCCAGCCCCCTTCTCGATGATGGAAACCACGATTGTCCTGAAGCCTGAATCCGAGTGGCGCACCAAACATCGCTGGTACTCCTGGATGCCGCATCTTGTGCAGGCCCCTTTCCAGCGTATCTGGCCCAGCCGGATCAGCAAGGAGGAACTGATTGACCAGATGAATGCTGCGGCACAATTTCCGGGCGTGACGAACGCCTGGACGATGCCGATCAAGGCCCGGATTGACATGCTCACCACCGGCGTGCGCACCCCCGTCGGGATTAAGGTTTTCGGAGCAGATCTTAAAGAGATCGAAAAGATCGGCACCCACCTGGAGATGATTCTCAAGGATGTTCCCGGCACCCGCAGCATCTTTGCGGAACGAACCGCCGGCGGCTACTTCGTGGACTTCAAGTTGAAGAGGGAACAGCTCGCGCGTTACGGGCTCAGCGTCAAAGAGGCCGAGGACGTCATCATGTCGGCCATCGGCGGTGAGCCGGTCACGACCACGGTTGAAGGCCGGGAGCGCTACACCGTCAACGTCCGCTATGCCCGCGAACTGCGGGATACCCTGCCGAAACTGCGTCGTGTGCTCGTTCCCACGATATCGGGAGCGCAGATCCCTCTGGCGGAATTGGCGGACATTGAATTGGTGTCTGGACCATCCATGATCCGGGATGAGAACGGGATGCTTTCCGGCTATGTCTATGTGGACTTGACGGGGCGGGACGTCGGCGGTTATGTCGAAGAAGCCAAGAAGGTCGTACGCGATAAGCTTCAACTACCGACCGGCTACTCGCTCGTCTGGAGCGGCCAGTACGAGAACATGCTCCGAGTCCGGGACCGGCTCAAGGTCGTCGTGCCGATCACCTTCTTTCTGATCTTCATCCTGCTCTATGCGAATACAAAATCGCCGATCAAGGCCACGATCGTCATGCTGGCGGTTCCCTTCTCGATCATCGGTGCCGTCTGGTACCTGTGGATCCTCGGCTACAACATCTCCATCGCGGTCTGGGTGGGAATGATCGCGCTCATGGGACTGGATGCGGAGACGGGCGTCTTTATGTTGCTCTTTCTGGACCTGTCTTACTACGATGCCATCCGCAAAGGAAAGATGAAGACTTACAAGGATCTCGAGGAAGCCATCATTCACGGTGCGGTCAAGCGCGTCCGCCCCAAGGCCATGACGGTCTTCGCGGCGATGCTGGGACTCATCCCCATCATGTGGTCAATGGGCACAGGGGCCGACATGATGAAGCGTGTGGCCGCCCCCATGATCGGTGGGCTTGTAACCAGTTTCATCCTTGAGCTCCTGGTCTACCCGCCGATCTACGCTATATGGAAGTGGCGCTATGAGCTCAAGCATGGAACGGTGGACGCAAGCACCTTGCCCATCCCGGAACTCCGCGGTCACAGCGCTTGA